Proteins encoded within one genomic window of Deinococcus sedimenti:
- a CDS encoding DUF2382 domain-containing protein — translation MDHESDVKRVPVGTLELREERATVERQRVAAGQVVIRRERRTRVQTIEVDLTDEVLVIETSAGQGQVFLGGRLLEPGTVQEVLLSQEQVQVVKQVYAVQDVYIAKETRTVQHTVPVELAYEELVVEQQDVDGHLVVLDSPEDHRET, via the coding sequence CACGAATCAGACGTGAAGAGGGTGCCTGTAGGCACCCTTGAGTTGCGAGAGGAACGTGCGACCGTCGAAAGGCAGCGGGTCGCAGCGGGGCAGGTGGTGATCCGCCGGGAACGCCGGACCCGCGTGCAGACTATCGAGGTGGACCTGACGGACGAGGTGCTGGTCATCGAGACCTCCGCTGGTCAGGGACAGGTGTTCCTGGGTGGTAGGCTGCTGGAGCCCGGGACGGTGCAGGAGGTCCTGCTGTCCCAGGAGCAGGTGCAGGTGGTCAAGCAGGTATACGCCGTTCAGGACGTATACATCGCCAAGGAAACGCGGACGGTGCAGCACACGGTGCCCGTCGAACTGGCGTATGAGGAACTCGTAGTCGAGCAGCAGGACGTTGACGGCCATCTGGTCGTCCTAGATTCGCCGGAAGACCACAGGGAAACCTGA